A genome region from Nitrospira sp. includes the following:
- a CDS encoding RCC1 domain-containing protein produces MMMPATGIATEKRHTCAVTMQGGLTCWGSNHDGRLEDGTTDDQVTPNTVAGLTSGMRDQW; encoded by the coding sequence ATGATGATGCCAGCCACAGGGATCGCCACCGAAAAACGACACACCTGCGCCGTGACGATGCAAGGGGGACTTACATGTTGGGGCAGCAATCATGACGGTCGCCTTGAAGACGGGACGACGGACGACCAGGTCACACCCAACACGGTGGCAGGACTGACCAGCGGGATGCGCGATCAGTGGTAA
- the lexA gene encoding transcriptional repressor LexA, translated as MTPSEFYHIREQLGLTQEQLATALQTTRVSVARYESGMRRISGAVQVAITQLAKRTQIPMVGVVAAGLPLEPVTQSEWVEVPSGMVRSGETFALRVKGESMIDDGILPGDLVVVRKQATAQNGQTVVALVNREATIKTYFKRAMHIELHPANAAMNPIVVSPEDEFAIEGVLVGVIRHCEQS; from the coding sequence ATGACGCCAAGCGAGTTTTATCACATTCGTGAACAATTAGGCCTTACGCAAGAGCAGTTGGCAACGGCGCTCCAGACGACGCGAGTGTCGGTGGCTCGGTATGAGTCCGGCATGCGTCGGATCAGTGGTGCCGTTCAAGTTGCCATCACGCAGCTGGCCAAGAGGACTCAGATTCCGATGGTAGGAGTAGTTGCCGCAGGTCTGCCGCTTGAGCCGGTGACGCAATCTGAATGGGTCGAGGTTCCGTCCGGCATGGTGCGGAGCGGTGAGACCTTTGCGCTTCGTGTGAAAGGGGAGTCGATGATCGATGATGGAATTCTCCCGGGCGACCTGGTTGTCGTTCGTAAGCAGGCGACGGCACAAAACGGTCAGACGGTTGTGGCCCTCGTGAACCGGGAGGCGACCATCAAGACCTATTTCAAGCGTGCGATGCATATCGAACTGCATCCTGCCAACGCGGCGATGAACCCGATAGTTGTGTCACCTGAGGACGAGTTTGCCATCGAAGGTGTGCTTGTCGGCGTGATTCGTCATTGTGAACAGTCGTAA
- a CDS encoding ABC transporter ATP-binding protein, translating to MAAEIDIQLVKTFPGRAPIRAQIRYPVEASTVLILFGPSGSGKTTILRSVAGLEWPEEGTIQFVSRTWLDTASGIRVAPQDRHIGYMAQDYSLFPTYTVAGNIGYGLSHLSAQDRKKRVDEMVELFQLRGLETAKPRELSGGQQQRVALARAVAPRPLLLLLDEPLSALDAPTRVHVRDELRGLLKQLALPSIIVTHDWTEALTLGDVMAVISAGNVLQVGAPIDVFSRPHNAEVARVVGVETVVKGRVVGTSDGMVRVSVNGTTLTAVEGEYAGPEVFVCIRSEDVVLERKPTATSSARNHLAGTVVSATVLGALAQVTIDCGFPLVAMVTRSTVEEFGLSSGVPVVAAIKAGSVHLVSRQSD from the coding sequence ATGGCCGCGGAAATAGATATTCAACTCGTCAAGACCTTCCCCGGACGTGCGCCGATCAGGGCGCAGATCCGGTATCCGGTCGAGGCCTCGACCGTTTTAATTCTCTTCGGCCCGTCAGGTTCCGGGAAAACGACGATCCTTCGATCGGTGGCCGGGCTGGAATGGCCGGAAGAGGGCACCATTCAATTTGTCTCGCGCACGTGGCTGGATACCGCCTCAGGGATCAGGGTGGCGCCGCAGGATCGTCACATCGGCTACATGGCGCAGGACTACTCGCTCTTTCCGACCTACACGGTGGCTGGAAACATTGGGTACGGCCTCAGCCATCTTTCCGCGCAGGATCGCAAGAAGCGTGTGGATGAGATGGTAGAGCTGTTCCAGCTGCGTGGGCTGGAGACCGCGAAGCCGCGCGAACTGTCCGGTGGACAACAACAACGGGTGGCCCTTGCGCGCGCGGTGGCGCCTCGACCGCTGTTGCTGTTGTTGGACGAACCGCTCTCTGCGCTGGATGCCCCGACTCGGGTACATGTGCGTGATGAACTACGGGGTCTGCTGAAACAGCTTGCGTTGCCGTCGATCATTGTCACGCACGATTGGACCGAAGCCCTCACGCTGGGCGACGTGATGGCGGTCATCAGCGCGGGGAATGTCCTGCAGGTGGGGGCGCCGATCGACGTATTCAGCCGGCCTCACAACGCGGAGGTTGCGCGTGTCGTGGGGGTTGAAACCGTCGTGAAAGGGCGGGTGGTCGGCACTTCGGATGGTATGGTGCGGGTGAGTGTGAACGGTACCACGTTGACGGCCGTGGAAGGTGAATACGCAGGTCCTGAAGTCTTCGTGTGTATCCGGTCGGAGGATGTGGTGCTAGAGCGGAAGCCAACCGCCACAAGCAGCGCGCGGAATCATCTGGCCGGGACGGTTGTCTCGGCCACGGTCCTTGGGGCCTTGGCGCAAGTGACGATCGATTGCGGCTTTCCGCTGGTCGCCATGGTCACTCGTTCGACCGTTGAGGAGTTCGGGTTGTCATCCGGCGTTCCCGTGGTGGCTGCGATTAAGGCAGGCTCGGTCCACCTGGTATCGAGGCAGAGCGACTAA
- the modB gene encoding molybdate ABC transporter permease subunit, with product MNWIAIWVTFKLAAATALVLMIVGLPIAYWVSFSRRRWKFLVESVVALPLVLPPTVLGFYILVAIGPHSPFGRFYNELVGHPLPFTFEGLLLASILYSLPFAVQPFAAAFEQVDRRLIEASWTLGVSKLGTFFKLIVPLSKAGLLTGAVLSFAHTMGEFGVVLMVGGNLEGETRTVSIDIYDEVQALNYAGAAKTALFLLVVSYVILLLVYAVNRNVWAAWPRK from the coding sequence ATGAACTGGATCGCGATTTGGGTGACCTTCAAGCTGGCCGCTGCCACGGCGCTGGTTCTCATGATCGTCGGCCTCCCGATCGCCTATTGGGTGAGTTTTTCACGCCGCCGGTGGAAATTTCTCGTGGAGTCAGTGGTGGCACTGCCTTTGGTGCTGCCGCCGACTGTGCTGGGATTCTATATTCTCGTCGCCATCGGACCACACAGCCCGTTCGGACGGTTTTACAATGAACTCGTCGGACATCCACTGCCGTTTACCTTCGAAGGCCTCCTGCTCGCCTCCATTCTCTATAGCCTCCCGTTTGCAGTGCAGCCGTTTGCCGCGGCGTTCGAGCAGGTGGATCGTCGCCTGATCGAGGCTTCCTGGACGCTGGGCGTGTCGAAGCTCGGCACGTTTTTCAAACTGATCGTGCCGTTGTCTAAAGCCGGATTGCTGACCGGTGCGGTGCTTAGCTTCGCCCATACGATGGGAGAGTTCGGGGTAGTACTGATGGTCGGCGGCAATTTGGAGGGTGAGACACGCACCGTGTCGATCGATATTTACGATGAGGTGCAGGCGCTCAATTATGCCGGAGCGGCGAAAACGGCGCTCTTTCTCTTGGTCGTGTCGTATGTCATCTTGCTCCTCGTGTATGCGGTCAATCGGAACGTGTGGGCAGCATGGCCGCGGAAATAG
- a CDS encoding TOBE domain-containing protein, with the protein MLKVGSLEFVSAITEGSVKNMGIKVGDAVTVAVKATDVIVGK; encoded by the coding sequence ATGCTGAAGGTCGGGAGCTTGGAATTTGTGTCGGCGATTACCGAAGGCTCCGTCAAAAATATGGGCATCAAGGTCGGTGATGCTGTCACGGTTGCGGTGAAGGCGACCGACGTCATCGTCGGAAAATAA
- the modA gene encoding molybdate ABC transporter substrate-binding protein, whose product MKRLIAACLLIFCATSPVRAEDIAVAAASDLNFAIKELIGAFEKQTGHHVKLSLGSSGNFFAQLQQGAPFDLYFSADIGYPRKLEEAGLTVPGSLYRYAVGRVVLWAPKSSPLDVSKGLTVLREPTIKKIAIANPKHAPYGRAAVAAMEHAQVYADVKDRLVLGENISQAAQFIESGACDVGIIALSLALAPAMKSAGTYWQIPDEAHPPLEQGAVIVKQSKHQDTARQFLTFMQGPQGQEMMTRYGFTLPK is encoded by the coding sequence ATGAAACGGCTCATTGCTGCCTGTCTGCTGATATTCTGTGCGACCAGTCCAGTGCGGGCTGAAGACATCGCCGTCGCAGCGGCCTCCGATTTGAATTTCGCCATCAAAGAACTCATCGGTGCATTCGAGAAGCAGACCGGTCACCATGTGAAACTCTCGTTGGGGTCGTCGGGAAACTTTTTTGCCCAGCTCCAGCAGGGCGCCCCCTTCGACCTGTATTTTTCAGCGGACATCGGCTATCCCAGGAAGCTGGAGGAAGCGGGGCTGACCGTGCCGGGCTCCTTGTATCGGTATGCGGTCGGTCGTGTCGTGCTCTGGGCGCCGAAGAGTTCACCGCTTGATGTGTCGAAGGGGCTCACGGTTCTCCGCGAACCCACAATCAAGAAAATTGCCATTGCCAATCCCAAACATGCGCCATACGGGCGCGCGGCGGTCGCCGCGATGGAGCATGCACAGGTGTATGCGGATGTGAAGGATCGCCTGGTGCTGGGGGAGAACATTTCGCAAGCAGCGCAGTTTATTGAGTCAGGTGCCTGCGATGTGGGCATCATCGCCCTCTCCTTGGCGTTGGCTCCGGCGATGAAGAGCGCCGGCACCTATTGGCAGATTCCGGACGAAGCTCATCCACCGTTGGAACAAGGCGCGGTCATTGTGAAGCAGTCCAAGCATCAAGATACCGCGAGACAATTTCTTACCTTCATGCAAGGCCCGCAGGGGCAGGAGATGATGACTCGATATGGATTTACGCTGCCGAAGTAG
- a CDS encoding porin, which translates to MSTYRRGVRALMIAALLVGLSSVTLAQAADSGKLVEKDGKYVFVESMDPSLKLLLERSVKSGMITQGEYDQVMKESEERTQLLSPSFRGWYDRGFNLSMNDNAFFLKIRFRSQLRFTQRFRNDAWRNPGEAKNFPELLGVFGDYRANRSENSASSFNVRRLRFYFMGHLFDPDFKYYIQMRAETAENAQSPGSLSLFDVNFSYTRLPWANVQFGQYKVYFNRSQINSTASMQFAERALVQDAFTASGLDRRDIGITIMNDEELFPVNYYIGVFNGAGPSFNRLGSFTSEQATVDCPGGQTSGNPFPTPAGCPVNQRNLNANTRLDVDRLMYVARLNWNILGRPGYGEGDLAYSETPQFAIGGGYSYNPGINTSSDNAFVGLDLANLNIRRQLAAFGNGRQLGLGIVDYSTWAADGVFKYRGFSLQGEFYFKNVIRHNKGLPCMNTACTETAPNNFGNAMGWYVQSGYYLIPRTVELSARYAYWDPDTASANDLIKQADVSLNWFLNGTYDHQIMVTYSNTQFGTGGYAIGRSAPLPPGSGIVPLDTVGGTLIENAIRVQYQIFF; encoded by the coding sequence ATGAGTACATACAGGAGAGGTGTGCGCGCATTGATGATCGCCGCGCTGCTTGTGGGGCTCAGTTCTGTGACACTCGCACAGGCGGCGGACTCAGGGAAATTGGTGGAGAAAGACGGCAAGTATGTCTTCGTTGAAAGCATGGATCCGTCCCTGAAACTCCTGCTCGAACGATCCGTCAAGAGCGGCATGATCACTCAGGGAGAGTACGACCAGGTGATGAAAGAGTCGGAGGAACGCACCCAGTTGCTGTCGCCGAGTTTTCGCGGGTGGTACGACCGGGGATTCAACCTCTCGATGAACGACAACGCGTTCTTCCTGAAGATCCGCTTTCGCAGTCAGCTGCGATTTACGCAACGGTTCCGCAACGATGCCTGGCGCAATCCCGGCGAAGCCAAAAATTTCCCTGAATTGCTGGGCGTATTCGGCGACTACCGGGCCAATCGTTCGGAGAACAGCGCGTCATCCTTCAACGTGAGACGGCTGCGGTTTTATTTCATGGGTCATTTGTTCGATCCGGATTTTAAATACTACATCCAGATGCGGGCGGAGACGGCTGAAAACGCGCAGTCTCCCGGGTCCTTGTCGCTCTTCGATGTCAATTTTTCCTACACCCGTTTGCCTTGGGCGAACGTGCAATTCGGCCAATACAAAGTGTATTTCAACCGCTCGCAAATCAACTCGACCGCCTCAATGCAATTCGCCGAACGTGCGCTCGTGCAGGATGCCTTCACGGCGAGTGGTCTGGACCGTCGTGATATCGGTATCACGATCATGAACGATGAAGAGTTGTTTCCCGTCAACTACTACATCGGCGTGTTCAACGGCGCCGGGCCGAGCTTCAACCGGCTGGGCTCCTTTACGTCGGAACAGGCCACCGTCGATTGCCCCGGCGGGCAGACGAGCGGCAATCCGTTCCCCACGCCGGCCGGATGCCCCGTCAATCAACGCAATTTGAACGCGAACACGCGTCTCGATGTGGACCGGCTCATGTATGTCGCACGATTGAACTGGAACATTCTGGGGCGCCCGGGGTATGGAGAAGGAGACCTCGCCTATTCTGAAACACCGCAGTTCGCCATCGGCGGCGGATACTCCTACAACCCCGGGATCAATACGAGTTCCGATAACGCCTTCGTCGGATTGGACCTCGCCAACTTGAACATCCGGCGGCAGCTGGCGGCTTTCGGTAACGGACGCCAGCTCGGCCTCGGGATCGTGGACTATTCCACATGGGCCGCCGATGGGGTCTTCAAGTATCGTGGATTCTCGTTGCAGGGAGAGTTTTATTTCAAGAACGTGATCCGGCACAACAAGGGGTTGCCTTGTATGAATACCGCCTGTACGGAGACCGCGCCGAATAATTTCGGCAATGCCATGGGTTGGTACGTGCAAAGCGGATACTATCTCATCCCGCGGACCGTGGAGCTTTCGGCGCGGTATGCCTATTGGGATCCTGATACCGCCTCCGCCAATGACTTGATCAAGCAGGCGGATGTGTCGCTCAATTGGTTCTTGAACGGGACGTACGATCATCAAATCATGGTGACCTATAGCAATACGCAGTTCGGAACCGGGGGCTACGCGATCGGCCGCAGTGCGCCCCTGCCGCCGGGGTCCGGGATCGTTCCGCTCGACACCGTGGGTGGTACCTTGATCGAAAATGCCATCCGGGTGCAGTATCAAATCTTTTTCTAA
- the modA gene encoding molybdate ABC transporter substrate-binding protein has protein sequence MTVRNRVIMVRLLTLVCVSLLLCEGSARAGQEVFVIAGSHSVKGVVDRLGAGFERTHPDVRMKLYVDSGLDLRRTIAGMENSMVGQYFIGSGPIHIVAPGGDEVLTRLEQKYYVLPGTKQSYAVEQLVLIVPESLVDAAESLEALSRGSGRLAVADPSHTRLGAQTGAMLRAMGLEASFKRRLDVATDSRGVLDHVLSGQADAGILFGHEAVKAQERVRVVARLEKGYAQTVHSMAMERYCPNRSLCEEFLGYLRSEEAQAIVREAGYGVPSDRRP, from the coding sequence ATGACAGTTCGAAATAGAGTGATCATGGTGAGGCTCCTGACTCTCGTGTGCGTAAGTCTGCTCCTGTGCGAAGGGTCTGCACGCGCCGGGCAGGAAGTATTCGTGATTGCCGGCTCGCACAGCGTGAAGGGTGTCGTTGATCGCCTCGGTGCCGGATTTGAACGGACCCATCCTGACGTCCGCATGAAGCTCTATGTGGATAGCGGGCTGGATTTGAGGCGAACGATTGCGGGCATGGAAAACAGTATGGTCGGCCAGTATTTCATCGGCAGCGGCCCCATTCATATTGTGGCGCCCGGCGGTGACGAGGTGCTGACCAGGCTGGAGCAAAAATACTATGTGCTGCCGGGGACGAAACAATCCTATGCGGTGGAGCAATTGGTCTTGATCGTGCCGGAGTCATTGGTCGACGCGGCTGAATCGCTGGAAGCCTTGAGCCGAGGAAGCGGTCGCCTCGCAGTGGCCGACCCGTCACACACCCGCTTGGGAGCGCAGACCGGTGCCATGCTGCGCGCGATGGGGCTCGAGGCATCCTTCAAGAGGCGTCTCGACGTGGCGACTGATTCCCGTGGCGTCCTTGACCATGTGTTGAGCGGGCAGGCCGATGCAGGCATTCTTTTCGGGCATGAGGCGGTGAAGGCGCAGGAGCGGGTTCGGGTCGTGGCGAGGCTGGAAAAAGGATATGCCCAAACCGTGCATTCGATGGCCATGGAACGGTACTGCCCCAATCGAAGTCTCTGTGAAGAGTTTTTGGGATATCTGCGCAGCGAGGAGGCGCAAGCCATCGTGCGGGAGGCCGGGTATGGCGTGCCTTCGGATCGGCGTCCATAG
- a CDS encoding substrate-binding domain-containing protein, with amino-acid sequence MTKHVSADDSQLVENLLSQLRQAKGLSRVELAAQAGITRQAVHAIETNQYLPTTAVALRLAQALGCRVEDLFRLLPQEEIVEGEWFTAAAPLHVLQSPTRVKVARVGARFIVRPVAELGEVMNYAVPADGFALPNAHSSQRSQHSSRHVQVRLLRNRRVIEQEIAVAGCDPSVFLAGDYLRRQKEDCTVVGWTLGSAAAIDALKRGEVHVAGVHVVDAQSGESNLPYLRRHLKGNEYLIITFAVWEEGLLVAPGNPKSIRGVEDLVRADISLINREAGAGARLLLDQQLASAGIAPGTILGYDQIGRSHFQVARTIAEGHADAAVGVRAAANLFGLGFLPLQRARYDFVVPKAHLKDHPGIEAFLNVLVSRSFRSEIDALGGYDMSETGTVRDLRGH; translated from the coding sequence ATGACGAAACACGTTTCTGCTGACGATTCCCAGCTTGTAGAAAATTTACTGAGTCAGCTCAGGCAGGCCAAGGGTCTCTCCCGTGTCGAACTTGCGGCCCAGGCCGGTATTACCCGGCAAGCCGTCCATGCCATCGAAACCAATCAATATCTTCCGACCACTGCCGTCGCACTCCGGCTTGCGCAGGCCCTGGGCTGTCGCGTGGAAGATCTCTTCCGGCTGCTCCCTCAGGAAGAGATTGTCGAGGGCGAATGGTTCACCGCTGCGGCTCCGCTGCACGTGCTCCAGAGTCCTACGCGTGTCAAGGTGGCCCGAGTGGGTGCGCGATTCATCGTTCGACCGGTTGCCGAGTTGGGGGAGGTGATGAATTACGCCGTACCTGCGGACGGATTTGCGCTGCCGAACGCTCACTCATCGCAACGGTCTCAGCATTCATCCCGCCACGTTCAGGTTCGACTTCTGCGTAACCGCCGTGTGATTGAGCAGGAAATTGCCGTGGCTGGTTGCGACCCGTCGGTGTTTCTGGCAGGCGACTATCTTCGACGGCAAAAGGAAGATTGCACTGTGGTGGGATGGACACTCGGGAGCGCTGCCGCGATCGACGCGCTGAAGCGGGGTGAGGTGCACGTGGCGGGTGTGCACGTCGTGGACGCACAATCAGGAGAGTCGAATCTTCCCTATCTGCGTCGGCATCTCAAGGGCAACGAGTACTTGATCATTACCTTTGCAGTCTGGGAGGAAGGGCTGTTGGTCGCCCCGGGCAATCCGAAATCGATTCGTGGAGTCGAGGATCTCGTTCGCGCCGACATCAGTCTGATCAATCGGGAAGCGGGGGCGGGTGCGCGCCTGTTGCTCGATCAACAGTTGGCTTCCGCCGGCATCGCCCCAGGGACGATTCTCGGGTATGACCAGATCGGGCGCTCCCATTTTCAGGTCGCTCGCACCATTGCGGAAGGTCATGCGGATGCGGCGGTTGGAGTGCGGGCGGCGGCCAATCTCTTCGGGCTCGGATTTCTTCCTCTTCAGCGGGCGCGCTACGATTTTGTGGTACCGAAAGCGCACCTCAAGGACCATCCGGGCATTGAAGCATTTTTGAATGTTCTGGTCAGTCGGTCCTTTCGATCAGAAATCGATGCCCTTGGCGGCTACGACATGAGCGAGACGGGAACCGTGCGTGATCTACGCGGGCATTGA